Proteins from a single region of Eublepharis macularius isolate TG4126 chromosome 9, MPM_Emac_v1.0, whole genome shotgun sequence:
- the DCN gene encoding decorin produces MKVAVFFLLLLPVCFAKPFHQKGLFDFMLEDEPGSGDEVTGLPSLAPGPVCPFRCQCHLRVVQCSDLGLEQVPKDLPSDTTLLDLQNNKITEIKDGDFKNLKDLHALILVNNKISKISPNAFVPLKKLERLYLSKNNLKELPENMPKTLQELRAHENEINKLKKSVFNGLNNVIVAELGTNPLKSSGIENGAFQGMKKLSYIRISDTNITSVPKGLPPSLTELHLDGNKISKIDAESLNGLNNLAKLGLGFNSISGVDNGSLANVPHLRELHLNNNELSKVPGGLGEHKYIQVVYLHNNKIAAVGPNDFCPPGYNTKKVSYSGVSLFSNPVQYWEIQPSTFRCIYERSAIQIGNYK; encoded by the exons ATGAAGGTGGCTGTCTTCTTTCTTCTGCTCCTGCCAGTTTGCTTTGCCAAGCCATTCCATCAGAAAGGCTTGTTTGACTTTATGCTTGAAGATGAACCAGGTTCAGGTGATGAAGTTACAGGATTGCCTTCCCTTGCACCGGGCCCTGTATGTCCATTCCGCTGCCAATGCCATCTTCGGGTTGTTCAGTGTTCTGATTTAG GTCTGGAACAAGTTCCAAAGGATCTTCCCTCTGACACTACCCTCCTGGATTTGCAGAACAATAAAATTACTGAAATCAAGGATGGAGATTTCAAGAATTTGAAAGACCTCCAT GCACTGATCCTTGTGAATAACAAAATCAGCAAAATCAGTCCTAACGCTTTTGTTCCACTGAAGAAACTAGAAAGACTTTACCTTTCCAAGAACAATTTAAAGGAGCTTCCAGAAAATATGCCCAAAACCTTGCAGGAGCTTCGGGCACATGAGAATGAAATCAACAAACTAAAGAAATCTGTCTTCAATGGGCTGAACAATGTGATTGTTGCAG AACTAGGCACCAACCCGCTAAAGAGCTCAGGTATAGAAAACGGAGCCTTTCAGGGGATGAAGAAACTCTCCTACATCCGTATTTCAGATACCAACATAACTTCTGTCCCTAAAG GTCTTCCCCCATCTCTGACAGAACTTCATCTTGATGGCAACAAAATCAGCAAGATTGATGCAGAGAGTCTAAATGGACTCAACAATTTGGCTAA ACTTGGCCTCGGCTTCAACAGCATCTCTGGTGTGGATAACGGCTCCCTAGCTAATGTGCCTCATTTGAGAGAGCTCCATTTAAACAACAATGAGCTTTCCAAAGTACCAGGTGGGCTTGGAGAGCACAAATACATACAG GTGGTCTACCTTCATAACAACAAAATCGCTGCCGTTGGTCCCAATGATTTTTGCCCTCCAGGATACAACACTAAAAAGGTTTCTTATTCAGGAGTGAGTCTGTTCAGTAACCCTGTGCAGTACTGGGAAATCCAACCATCCACTTTCCGATGTATCTATGAACGATCTGCAATACAAATTGGAAATTACAAATAG